One genomic segment of Salvelinus namaycush isolate Seneca unplaced genomic scaffold, SaNama_1.0 Scaffold222, whole genome shotgun sequence includes these proteins:
- the LOC120038494 gene encoding mucin-19-like, with the protein MVLAAPGGSVALVLAAPGGSVALVLAAPGGSVALVLAAPGGSVALVLAAPGGSVALVLAAPGGSVALVLAAPGGSVALVLAAPGGSVALVLAAPGGSVALVLAAPGGSVALALAATGGSVALVLAATGGSVALVLAATGGSVALVLAATGGSLVLAATGGSVTLVLAATGGSVVLAATGGSVALVLAATGGSVALVLAATGGSAALVLAATGGSAALLLAATGDSAALVLAAPGGSVTLAATGGSAALVLAATGGSVTLAAPGGSVLCETRSNAAFALYMLLSCAS; encoded by the coding sequence ATGGTCCTGGCTGCTCCAGGAGGCTCAGTGGCCCTGGTCCTGGCTGCTCCAGGAGGCTCAGTGGCCCTGGTCCTGGCTGCTCCAGGAGGCTCAGTGGCCCTGGTCCTGGCTGCTCCAGGAGGCTCAGTGGCCCTGGTCCTGGCTGCTCCAGGAGGCTCAGTGGCCCTGGTCCTGGCTGCTCCAGGAGGCTCAGTGGCCCTGGTCCTGGCTGCTCCAGGAGGCTCAGTGGCCCTGGTCCTGGCTGCTCCAGGAGGCTCAGTGGCCCTGGTCCTGGCTGCTCCAGGAGGCTCTGTGGCCCTGGTCCTGGCTGCTCCAGGAGGCTCGGTGGCCCTGGCCCTGGCTGCTACAGGAGGCTCGGTGGCCCTGGTCCTGGCTGCTACAGGAGGCTCGGTGGCCCTGGTCCTGGCTGCTACAGGAGGCTCGGTGGCCCTGGTCCTGGCTGCTACAGGAGGCTCGCTGGTCCTGGCTGCTACAGGAGGCTCGGTGACCCTGGTCCTGGCCGCTACAGGAGGCTCGGTGGTCCTGGCCGCTACAGGAGGCTCGGTGGCCCTGGTCCTGGCTGCTACAGGAGGCTCGGTGGCCCTGGTCCTGGCCGCTACAGGAGGCTCGGCGGCCCTGGTCCTGGCCGCTACAGGAGGCTCGGCGGCCCTGCTCCTGGCCGCTACAGGAGACTCGGCGGCCCTGGTCCTGGCTGCTCCAGGAGGCTCGGTGACCCTGGCCGCTACAGGAGGCTCGGCGGCCCTGGTCCTGGCTGCTACAGGAGGCTCGGTGACCCTGGCTGCTCCAGGAGGTTCGGTGCTGTGTGAGACCAGGAGTAATGCCGCATTTGCTTTATACATGCTCCTCTCGTGTGCCAGTTAA